From Brassica oleracea var. oleracea cultivar TO1000 chromosome C3, BOL, whole genome shotgun sequence, a single genomic window includes:
- the LOC106331186 gene encoding putative FBD-associated F-box protein At1g50980 codes for MVAISLEGDEDIPDMMTNFDKIKSILQLKLNPCYEKPIIKRLVNNAVARSLRELRLKMVYNSFELPESLFSCPQLETLKLETLSLVDVPPNADLTCLKHLHLLSVKFSCDESVKTLLSICPRLEELVVRRSSYTNVKIFAINVPTLRSLSIDNSSGKSRPKGVHGFLINAPSLRCFSIRDSFSNYLRFRNMPKLVKSTVNVVSDIMIR; via the exons ATGGTGGCAATCTCTTTGGAAGGAGATGAAGACATTCCAGATATGATGACGAACTTCGAT AAGATCAAGAGTATCTTGCAGCTCAAGCTGAACCCATGTTATGAAAAACCAATCATCAAACGTTTGGTTAACAATGCAGTTGCTCGTTCTTTGAGAGAGCTGAGATTGAAGATGGTTTACAACTCATTCGAGTTGCCTGAAAGCTTGTTTTCCTGTCCACAACTTGAAACCCTAAAATTGGAGACACTAAGTCTTGTGGATGTTCCACCTAATGCTGATTTGACCTGCCTAAAACATCTCCACCTTTTATCGGTTAAGTTTTCATGCGACGAATCTGTGAAAACGCTTCTAAGCATATGCCCACGTCTTGAAGAATTGGTTGTGAGACGAAGCTCATATACAAATGTGAAGATATTTGCCATCAATGTCCCTACGCTGAGGAGTTTGTCTATTGATAATTCGTCTGGGAAATCTAGGCCTAAAGGTGTTCACGGGTTTTTGATTAATGCACCTTCTTTGAGGTGTTTTAGCATTAGGGATAGCTTCAGCAACTATTTACGGTTTAGAAATATGCCAAAGCTGGTTAAGTCTACTGTCAACGTTGTTAGTGACATTATGATACGATGA
- the LOC106331187 gene encoding probable WRKY transcription factor 10: MEGISRFANYFGNQNLIHFPISETSPGFSSLSPSLQSPNMFTNSSSQIIPPSPIPNDATQEMVESSGGAHGTMMISNNNLPHQPLDIDLPPQGCKKGTADIPTEESVDITSHESNADPIGAPLLPSFDSEVVAEKHATNLSSLKSGSEDDDKDK; the protein is encoded by the exons ATGGAAGGCATCAGCCGATTTGCTAATTATTTCGGGAACCAGAATCTTATTCATTTTCCTATTAGCGAAACATCTCCAGGATTCAGTAGTCTCTCTCCATCTTTGCAATCTCCAAATATGTTCACTAACTCTTCTTCACAG ATTATCCCTCCGAGTCCAATCCCGAATGACGCGACTCAGGAGATGGTGGAAAGTTCAGGTGGCGCCCATGGAACGATGATGATATCCAACAACAATCTTCCTCATCAGCCGTTGGACATTGATCTGCCTCCTCAAGGAT GTAAAAAAGGCACTGCTGATATTCCTACGGAAGAGTCTGTTGATATCACATCTCATGAATCTAATGCTGATCCCATTGGTGCTCCTTTACTCCCTTCTTTTGATTCTGAAGTTGTTGCTGAAAAGCATGCTACGAACCTCAGCTCCCTTAAAAGTGGTAGCGAAGACGATGACAAGGACAAATAA
- the LOC106331189 gene encoding uncharacterized protein LOC106331189, with product MTPRPNEWTQMQQFLEDFQENFQDNMRRTMAEAIQTGVQAGVQAALAANAANAADNAPVAPRQRHNNNPIFEERDDDDVQANPFGDNNQHRHQPQHRQHQYHNDENPRWLTGIKLDIPEYHGGSQPEDLLDWFVTADEFLEFKEVPANKQVSYVTTRFRSHAASWWNQVKLTRTRRRKEKIHSWDKLKKHMRKTFIPYNFERLLFQKFHNIRQGSRSVEDYANEFYQMLTRVDIHDSEDQLVARFIAGLLSQLPNMLQQFDPSSVAEARQRALLVEQQTRLGANQWPGNNRSRNTATADDSKSTTATTNSTGQNQTTHPTNTITAAAEARPSRPNALRCFTCGERGHIQTACPNKSRRGLIATNQDFFGDPIYDDDEFQCEEVDEEQVHGDTGTFLMLRSNCFAPKTNEAWQRTSLFSSTCTVKGKVCRFVIDSGCSANVVSEEAVRKLALTAEAHPHPYRLLWMQTDAEVYVSQRTLLTLSIGSFYKDNLYCDIAPMDVSHIILGRPWQYDREVIHNGKTMFEGRKITLLPTPDTDLASPSNSQQPPPQKNLLIISRSQFELELRDSCSIFALVAVPPSPTQQQPWPPAFSPILKEFDDLFPEDLPAGLPPLRDIQHHIDLVPNTVLPNRAHYRMSPEEHEELRRQVEELLLKGYVRESMSLTTLDAHLGHLRDVLLALRKEQLYIAKHKCEFGASEVLFLGYVVSSTGLRLDPQKVEAVASWPTPTTISEVRSFHGLASFYRRFIHNFSAIMASIIDCMKGESFTWTAEASMAFSTIKVKLTTAPILVLPDFDSPFELHCDASKLGIGALLSQHGRLVAFYSEKVVGARGHYDVKFYAIVQAIKHWRHYLAHKEFILFTDHVALKCLTLKTSAVPTHPWSDISMDFVLGLRRTQRGNDSIFVFVDRFSKMVHFILCRKTTDAVQVALLFFREVYRLHGLPHSIVSDRDSRFISHFWRSLWKFFKKGLDMSSAYHPQTDGQTEVVNRSLGNILRCLVGDNLRSWDSLLCQAEFAHNHAHNRSLGFSPFKVIYGIVPHGPLALSTLPQPGEFHGRVVDLIDELAVVHARAQDNLQGTTIKYKRAADKHRREVNFQVGDQVWAVLTKERFPVGQYNKLKARKIGPVEVVERINANAYRLALPPHVHTADVFNVKHLFKYEPDDHILSGFVDESLVWEGT from the exons ATGACTCCTCGTCCAAACGAATGGACACAGATGCAGCAGTTCCTCGAAGACTTTCAGGAGAATTTCCAAGACAATATGAGACGGACAATGGCTGAAGCTATTCAGACCGGAGTTCAAGCTGGAGTTCAGGCCGCCCTCGCTGCAAACGCTGCAAACGCAGCAGACAACGCCCCCGTAGCTCCACGCCAACGCCATAATAACAACCCCATCTTTGAAGAACGCGATGACGACGACGTCCAAGCCAATCCCTTCGGCGACAACAACCAGCACCGTCATCAACCCCAGCATCGACAACATCAATACCACAACGACGAAAATCCACGATGGTTAACGGGTATCAAACTAGATATCCCGGAGTATCATGGTGGCTCACAACCAGAAGACTTACTTGATTGGTTCGTTACGGCTGACGAATTCCTAGAGTTCAAGGAGGTTCCAGCAAACAAACAAGTTTCCTATGTAACGACGCGATTCCGCAGCCACGCCGCCTCCTGGTGGAATCAGGTTAAATTAACACGGACTCGTCGTAGGAAGGAGAAGATTCACTCATGGGACAAATTGAAAAAGCATATGCGAAAAACTTTCATTCCATACAACTTTGAGCGTCTCCTATTCCAAAAGTTTCACAACATTCGACAAGGATCGCGCTCCGTTGAAGATTATGCTAATGAATTCTACCAGATGCTGACGCGTGTGGATATTCATGATTCTGAGGACCAGCTTGTGGCTCGATTTATCGCAGGTCTCCTTTCTCAACTTCCGAATATGCTACAACAGTTTGATCCAAGTTCCGTCGCGGAGGCACGTCAAAGAGCTTTGCTAGTCGAACAACAGACACGCTTAGGAGCTAACCAGTGGCCGGGGAACAATCGTTCACGCAACACAGCAACCGCTGATGACTCTAAGTCCACCACAGCTACGACAAACTCAACAGGCCAGAACCAAACAACACACCCGACAAACACTATCACAGCAGCAGCCGAAGCTCGGCCTTCGCGTCCTAACGCACTCCGTTGCTTCACCTGTGGTGAGCGGGGCCATATACAGACGGCCTGTCCTAATAAGAGTCGCCGTGGACTGATAGCTACCAACCAGGATTTTTTCGGCGACCCAATTTATGATGATGACGAATTTCAGTGCGAGGAGGTCGATGAAGAACAAGTTCATGGCGATACCGGAACTTTTCTAATGTTACGCAGCAACTGTTTCGCCCCCAAAACCAATGAAGCATGGCAACGAACATCCCTATTTTCCTCGACATGTACGGTCAAGGGAAAGGTTTGTCGCTTTGTGATCGATTCGGGATGTTCAGCAAATGTAGTATCTGAAGAAGCTGTTCGAAAGCTCGCGCTCACAGCAGAAGCTCACCCCCATCCTTACCGATTGCTTTGGATGCAAACAGATGCAGAAGTCTACGTTTCTCAGCGAACGTTGCTCACTCTCTCTATCGGTTCCTTCTATAAGGACAATTTATATTGTGATATCGCCCCTATGGATGTCTCACATATCATACTCGGGCGGCCATGGCAATACGACAGAGAGGTAATACACAATGGCAAAACAATGTTTGAGGGTCGCAAGATTACGCTTCTACCAACACCAGACACAGATCTTGCAAGCCCAAGCAACAGCCAACAGCCGCCACCACAGAAAAATTTGTTGATCATCTCTCGATCACAGTTTGAACTTGAACTACGTGATTCCTGCTCGATATTTGCATTAGTTGCCGTCCCACCGTCACCAACTCAGCAACAACCGTGGCCACCTGCTTTCTCGCCTATTCTAAAGGAGTTTGATGATTTGTTTCCGGAAGACCTACCGGCTGGCTTACCACCGTTACGAGACATCCAGCATCATATTGATCTTGTGCCCAACACGGTTCTACCTAACCGCGCACATTATCGTATGAGTCCTGAGGAACACGAAGAACTTCGGCGACAAGTGGAAGAACTTCTTCTCAAAGGTTACGTCCGGGAAAGTATGAGTCT CACCACACTTGACGCACATCTGGGTCACTTGCGTGATGTACTACTGGCTCTGCGCAAAGAGCAGTTATACATTGCTAAACACAAGTGTGAGTTTGGAGCATCTGAAGTCTTGTTTTTGGGTTATGTCGTGTCATCTACGGGCTTAAGGTTGGATCCGCAGAAGGTAGAAGCCGTCGCATCATGGCCTACACCGACCACGATTTCCGAAGTCCGAAGCTTCCATGGCCTCGCGTCTTTTTATCGGCGTTTTATACACAATTTCAGTGCTATAATGGCCTCAATCATAGATTGTATGAAGGGCGAGTCATTTACTTGGACCGCGGAGGCGTCGATGGCATTCTCCACCATTAAAGTTAAGCTTACTACAGCTCCTATTTTAGTGCTGCCCGATTTTGATTCTCCTTTTGAACTACACTGCGATGCATCAAAATTAGGCATCGGAGCACTACTCAGTCAGCATGGACGACTTGTGGCGTTTTACAGCGAAAAGGTGGTGGGAGCTCGCGGACACTACGACGTCAAATTCTATGCAATTGTTCAAGCCATCAAGCATTGGCGACACTATCTGGCGCATAAAGAGTTTATCTTATTCACGGATCATGTGGCCTTAAA GTGCTTAACGTTGAAGACGTCGGCTGTACCGACGCATCCGTGGAGCGACATCAGCATGGACTTTGTTCTTGGTTTGCGGCGGACTCAACGTGGGAACGATTCAATCTTTGTCTTCGTTGATCGTTTCTCCAAGATGGTTCACTTCATTTTGTGTCGAAAGACGACGGATGCGGTTCAAGTTGCTCTATTGTTCTTTCGCGAAGTCTATAGGTTGCATGGTCTGCCGCATTCCATAGTTTCTGATCGCGATTCGCGGTTCATTAGTCATTTTTGGAGGTCGCTTTGGAAGTTTTTTAAAAAAGGTTTGGATATGAGCTCTGCGTACCATCCTCAAACTGATGGTCAAACTGAAGTTGTCAATCGCTCTTTGGGTAACATTTTGCGGTGTCTGGTGGGTGATAACCTCAGGTCTTGGGATTCTTTACTTTGTCAAGCGGAGTTTGCCCACAACCATGCACACAACAGGTCACTGGGCTTCAGTCCTTTTAAAGTCATCTATGGGATCGTCCCTCACGGGCCTTTGGCTTTGTCGACATTGCCTCAACCAGGCGAGTTTCATGGCCGGGTGGTGGATCTTATTGACGAGCTTGCGGTGGTGCACGCTCGCGCCCAAGATAATCTTCAGGGCACTACTATTAAGTATAAAAGAGCCGCAGATAAGCATCGCCGCGAAGTGAATTTTCAAGTGGGTGACCAAGTGTGGGCTGTGTTAACTAAAGAACGGTTTCCTGTTGGTCAGTACAACAAGTTGAAAGCTCGGAAAATTGGTCCAGTGGAGGTTGTCGAAAGAATTAATGCGAACGCCTATCGCCTAGCTTTACCTCCCCACGTCCATACAGCCGACGTCTTCAACGTTAAGCACCTTTTCAAATACGAACCTGATGATCACATCCTTTCTGGATTCGTGGACGAATCGCTCGTATGGGAGGGGACCTGA
- the LOC106331191 gene encoding LOW QUALITY PROTEIN: pentatricopeptide repeat-containing protein At1g52620 (The sequence of the model RefSeq protein was modified relative to this genomic sequence to represent the inferred CDS: inserted 3 bases in 2 codons; substituted 2 bases at 2 genomic stop codons) translates to KALLSRIKPLLTNPLQSHSPINSKLKKQVNDNVNVLKTQQNWSKLDEELRLVDRPALLVDMSPFVFDRIQDVETGVKLFDWLWNQRKDEFFSNEFACSSFLKLLARHRIIDEMXSNVTHEVLSHVLHAYAEXGALDKSVEVYNSVVESXSYVPDVIACNSLLGLFVXRLGDARKVYDEMRERDLYTA, encoded by the exons AAAGCCCTTCTCTCTCGCATCAAACCTCTCCTCACCAATCCTCTACAATCACATTCACCGATCAATTCTAAGCTCAAAAAACAAGTGAACGACAACGTTAACGTCCTCAAAACCCAGCAAAACTGGTCTAAACTTGATGAAGAACTCCGCCTCGTCGACAGG CCGGCCCTGCTCGTAGACATGTCTCCCTTCGTCTTCGACCGAATCCAAGACGTCGAAACCGGGGTCAAGCTCTTCGATTGGCTATGGAATCAGAGAAAAGACGAGTTCTTTTCAAATGAGTTCGCTTGTTCTTCCTTCCTAAAGCTCTTAGCGAGACACAGAATCATCGACGAGAT TTCAAATGTTACTCATGAAGTGTTAAGCCACGTTCTTCACGCGTATGCTGAATGAGGGGCTTTGGATAAATCCGTGGAGGTTTATAATTCTGTAGTTGAATCGTAAAGTTATGTGCCTGATGTGATTGCTTGCAACTCGTTGCTGGGTTTGTTTG AAAGACTTGGAGATGCACGGAAGGTGTATGACGAAATGCGTGAGAGAGACTTGTATACCGCTTAA
- the LOC106331192 gene encoding probable WRKY transcription factor 10 — MAAKLGFDIPPLELGRIIPPCPLPNDAPPETVESSGDVHAMMIISNNNLPHQPIDVHLPPQGGSDDIPTENSVYITSHESNADPIDAPLVRSFDSEVVARAAPKTLSTALVVVEADVMNPISLESGSKDNDKEREYNQEEDKVEDHNVVVEPPTRKRKSQVNTEENMVSNIIGVTRPKNKTQSVIIQVESVEDYPDDGFRWRKYGQKVVTGNANPRSDYRCTYTGCEVKKLVEKSVDNVKLVVATYDGIHEHVPPPECISKSSTKNQSGSSMSQDPSMQTLGLGMLPSCVSTSQLLPSPLAPQMDMMQNYMDGVSKLPSLPANRNHGVMNRNDEPKIDLVIPDGAEGIQGDKGATIS, encoded by the exons ATGGCTGCAAAACTAGGATTTGATATTCCACCGCTCGAGCTAGGGAGG ATTATCCCTCCGTGTCCACTCCCTAATGACGCGCCTCCTGAGACGGTGGAAAGTTCTGGTGACGTCCATGCAATGATGATTATATCCAACAACAATCTTCCTCATCAGCCTATCGACGTTCATCTGCCTCCTCAAGGAG GCTCTGATGATATTCCAACGGAAAATTCTGTTTATATCACATCTCATGAATCTAATGCTGATCCCATTGATGCTCCTTTAGTCCGTTCTTTTGATTCTGAAGTTGTTGCCAGAGCC GCCCCGAAAACCCTGAGCACGGCACTGGTTGTTGTTGAAGCTGATGTTATGAACCCCATCTCTCTTGAAAGTGGTAGCAAAGATAATGACAAGGAGAGAGAATACAACCAAGAGGAAGACAAAGTCGAAGATCACAACGTTGTTGTAGAACCTCCAACCCGAAAGAGAAAGTCCCAAGTCAACACTGA GGAAAATATGGTATCAAACATTATTGGAGTCACAAGACCAAAAAACAAGACCCAAAGTGTCATAATTCAGGTTGAAAGCGTAGAAGACTATCCTGACGATGGTTTTCGCTGGAGAAAATATGGTCAAAAAGTTGTCACCGGAAATGCAAATCCAAG GAGTGACTACAGATGCACATACACTGGGTGTGAGGTGAAGAAACTTGTAGAGAAAAGCGTAGACAATGTGAAGTTAGTGGTGGCTACATACGACGGGATACATGAGCACGTTCCACCACCTGAATGCATAAGCAAATCCAGTACAAAGAATCAATCCGGTTCGTCAATGTCTCAAGATCCTAGCATGCAAACCCTTGGGTTAGGTATGTTGCCTTCTTGCGTTTCGACCTCTCAGCTTTTGCCGTCTCCCTTGGCCCCACAAATGGATATGATGCAAAACTATATGGATGGAGTCTCTAAGCTGCCAAGTTTACCGGCTAACAGGAATCATGGTGTTATGAACCGGAATGATGAACCGAAGATTGATCTTGTGATACCCGACGGTGCAGAGGGTATTCAAGGAGATAAGGGAGCGACTATTTCGTAA